The Helicobacter mustelae genome has a segment encoding these proteins:
- a CDS encoding HyaD/HybD family hydrogenase maturation endopeptidase, producing the protein MKILVLGVGNILFGDEGIGVHLCNYLKVNYKFSSPHQLDLIDGGTLAQSLIPMITDYDEVLILDCVSVDGAKVGEVYHFPFSKVPNVVTWAGSAHEVEMLHTLRLIEVMGDLPPVYIVGIVPYVIGEDTTFVLTDELLEGAKLMEEVVIDFLKKRDVSCVRVQDLPLQTIANHSYRGVDDLCI; encoded by the coding sequence ATGAAGATTTTGGTCTTAGGAGTGGGGAATATTTTGTTTGGAGATGAGGGCATTGGCGTACATCTGTGCAATTATCTCAAGGTCAATTATAAGTTTAGCAGCCCCCATCAGCTCGATCTTATCGATGGGGGCACACTCGCTCAGTCCCTCATTCCCATGATCACAGATTATGATGAGGTGTTGATACTAGATTGCGTGAGTGTGGATGGGGCGAAGGTGGGGGAGGTGTATCATTTTCCCTTTTCCAAGGTGCCCAATGTCGTGACTTGGGCGGGCAGTGCGCATGAAGTAGAGATGTTGCACACCCTACGTCTTATTGAAGTCATGGGAGATTTGCCACCAGTGTATATTGTGGGTATTGTCCCCTATGTCATCGGAGAAGATACGACTTTTGTGTTGACAGATGAGCTTTTGGAAGGTGCCAAGCTCATGGAAGAGGTTGTAATTGATTTTTTAAAAAAGCGTGATGTCTCCTGTGTCAGAGTCCAAGACCTTCCTTTGCAGACCATCGCCAATCATTCCTATAGGGGGGTTGATGATCTTTGCATTTAA
- the cybH gene encoding Ni/Fe-hydrogenase, b-type cytochrome subunit gives MKERVFFAEREFSKLTALFHWIRAFAIFGLIFTGFYIFYPFLQGDPNHQPTGFLLAYVRSFHLMLGFSLIGVSIFRLYLFIFDKQSAPERISFKQFLQPKIWLGVIGTYLWIGKHPHIKGAYNPLQIIVYFTLAVLVLLISLTGLALYANVYHEGFGAFCGRYFNWVEVVCGGLANVRYIHHLLTWAFIFFIPVHVYLVVWNSIKYPNGGADGIISGIRYHEKS, from the coding sequence AGAGCGAGTTTTTTTTGCAGAAAGAGAGTTTTCTAAATTAACTGCCCTGTTCCATTGGATTCGGGCATTTGCTATTTTTGGGTTGATTTTCACAGGTTTTTATATCTTCTATCCTTTTTTGCAAGGAGATCCCAATCATCAACCTACGGGATTTTTATTGGCCTATGTCAGAAGTTTCCATTTGATGTTGGGCTTTTCTCTGATAGGAGTCTCTATTTTTCGTCTCTATCTCTTTATCTTTGATAAACAAAGTGCTCCAGAGCGCATTTCTTTCAAGCAGTTTTTGCAGCCAAAAATCTGGCTTGGAGTTATTGGCACTTATCTGTGGATTGGCAAACATCCTCATATCAAGGGTGCTTATAATCCCTTGCAGATCATTGTGTATTTTACGCTTGCAGTCTTGGTGCTGCTCATTTCTCTCACGGGATTGGCTCTCTATGCCAATGTTTATCATGAAGGGTTTGGTGCATTTTGTGGGAGATATTTCAATTGGGTGGAGGTTGTTTGCGGCGGGCTTGCCAATGTGCGTTATATCCATCATCTTTTAACCTGGGCATTTATCTTTTTTATTCCCGTGCATGTTTATCTAGTCGTCTGGAATTCCATCAAATACCCCAATGGTGGCGCGGATGGAATCATTAGCGGGATTCGATATCACGAAAAATCATGA